A window of Actinomadura rubteroloni contains these coding sequences:
- a CDS encoding DivIVA domain-containing protein has product MTAIARKRLPVVMRGYDRAQVDAFMERITRALRGERTMAADEVRAARFDVVVRGYDRRAVEALLVECATELRGGQPVGTGRPRRAVIEPASLAKWIHNIRFTGHRVRGGYDVREVDAFLDRVIAGLQGAKPPLSPRDVRETKFPAVRLLPSYDEQEVDRFLVQLADALETH; this is encoded by the coding sequence ATGACGGCGATAGCGAGAAAGCGCCTGCCTGTGGTGATGCGCGGTTACGACCGCGCCCAGGTCGACGCTTTCATGGAGCGGATCACCCGTGCGCTGCGGGGCGAGAGGACCATGGCCGCCGACGAGGTGCGCGCGGCCCGGTTCGACGTCGTCGTGCGCGGATACGACCGGCGCGCGGTCGAAGCGCTGCTCGTGGAGTGCGCGACGGAACTGCGCGGCGGGCAGCCCGTGGGTACCGGTCGGCCGCGGCGCGCCGTGATCGAACCGGCCTCGCTGGCGAAGTGGATCCACAACATTCGGTTCACGGGCCATCGGGTGCGCGGCGGTTACGACGTGCGCGAGGTGGACGCGTTCCTCGACCGGGTCATCGCCGGGTTGCAGGGGGCGAAGCCTCCGCTGTCCCCGCGCGACGTGCGGGAGACGAAGTTCCCGGCCGTCCGGTTGCTGCCGAGCTACGACGAGCAGGAGGTCGACCGCTTCCTGGTGCAGCTCGCGGACGCGCTGGAGACTCACTGA
- a CDS encoding PH domain-containing protein, translating to MNLQEMIVYRDSRSRVIDKYLMSYEGRVIAVRKHPAVLLPAASGAVGSLLACAAVSAFTGFWLVWWLWLLSLGHLVWRVLGWSIDFFLVTEHRVMAVSGIFNRNVGMAPLSKVTDITLERTPLGRILGYGDFVLETAGQWQALKAVGYVPYPEQLYLEVSSVIFGAVDGSPD from the coding sequence GTGAATCTGCAAGAGATGATCGTTTACCGGGACTCCCGGTCGCGGGTCATCGACAAGTATCTGATGTCGTATGAGGGTCGGGTCATCGCGGTGCGCAAGCATCCGGCGGTGCTCTTGCCTGCCGCGTCCGGTGCGGTGGGGTCGTTGTTGGCCTGTGCTGCGGTGTCGGCGTTCACTGGGTTCTGGCTCGTGTGGTGGTTGTGGTTGTTGTCGCTCGGGCACCTTGTGTGGCGTGTTCTCGGCTGGTCGATCGACTTCTTTCTCGTTACCGAGCATCGGGTCATGGCCGTTTCGGGGATTTTCAATCGGAACGTTGGCATGGCTCCGCTCAGCAAGGTCACCGACATCACGTTGGAACGGACGCCGCTCGGACGCATCCTCGGGTACGGGGACTTCGTCTTGGAAACCGCTGGGCAGTGGCAGGCGCTCAAGGCGGTTGGGTATGTCCCTTATCCCGAGCAGCTCTATCTCGAAGTGTCTTCAGTGATCTTCGGTGCGGTGGACGGCTCGCCGGACTGA
- a CDS encoding type II toxin -antitoxin system TacA 1-like antitoxin, protein MSESVPALHPDESVEFRLSAEQHVVLSEAAALLGWTVPEFILCTALDRAERDLHAQAVTAAPTGEETTHAPFTVFLTTNP, encoded by the coding sequence ATGTCCGAGTCGGTTCCCGCTCTCCACCCCGACGAGTCCGTCGAGTTCCGCCTCTCCGCCGAACAACATGTGGTGCTCAGCGAGGCCGCCGCTCTCCTCGGGTGGACGGTACCCGAGTTCATTCTCTGTACCGCTCTGGACCGTGCTGAACGCGATCTCCACGCCCAGGCCGTCACCGCCGCACCAACCGGCGAAGAAACGACCCACGCCCCATTCACGGTCTTTCTCACGACGAACCCGTAG
- a CDS encoding DUF1963 domain-containing protein, translating into MDHITAQRRRLGRLFSLHLVPEVVAIVLSLARPALRLRAGAGTAVRLGGAPSLPPGVPPPVADGRPLDHLATLDCAALASVAVLPGLPAKGSASFYFRGAPPRPWGRPDERDGWRVLTGAPAVRDEAPAPGLAFGVMPFLSLPSPRELLVRSLDTVYVGFAPVYEELHRAWHRSLWYDEPAHQLGGWPSLVEDSGFLRRPDDPGDRQLLLQLDSDPRLGWFWGEPGRLFFHNDPNEALADAWLTVQSDYNPRPHRPRGRKKTAR; encoded by the coding sequence ATGGACCACATCACCGCTCAGCGACGGCGGCTCGGCCGCCTGTTCTCCCTGCATCTCGTCCCCGAGGTCGTGGCGATCGTCCTGTCCCTGGCGCGGCCCGCGCTGCGGCTCCGCGCCGGGGCGGGGACGGCCGTGCGGCTCGGCGGCGCGCCGTCCCTGCCGCCCGGGGTGCCTCCGCCGGTGGCGGACGGGCGTCCGCTCGACCACCTCGCGACCCTCGACTGCGCCGCACTGGCATCGGTCGCAGTTCTGCCGGGTCTGCCGGCGAAAGGGTCGGCGTCCTTCTACTTCCGGGGGGCGCCGCCCCGTCCGTGGGGGCGTCCGGACGAACGCGACGGCTGGCGCGTCCTCACCGGAGCCCCGGCCGTGCGGGACGAAGCACCCGCACCGGGACTCGCGTTCGGCGTCATGCCGTTCCTGTCGCTGCCTTCACCCCGCGAGCTGCTCGTCCGCAGCCTGGATACCGTCTATGTGGGCTTCGCGCCTGTCTACGAGGAACTGCACAGGGCGTGGCACCGCAGCCTTTGGTACGACGAGCCCGCGCACCAGCTCGGCGGCTGGCCGAGCCTGGTCGAGGACAGCGGCTTCCTGCGCCGTCCGGACGACCCCGGCGACCGGCAGCTCCTTCTGCAGCTCGACAGCGACCCGCGCCTGGGCTGGTTCTGGGGCGAGCCCGGACGCCTGTTCTTCCACAACGACCCGAACGAGGCCCTCGCCGATGCGTGGCTGACCGTCCAGTCCGACTACAACCCGCGTCCCCACCGCCCCCGCGGCCGAAAGAAGACCGCACGCTGA
- the rlmN gene encoding 23S rRNA (adenine(2503)-C(2))-methyltransferase RlmN: MSSLTEPSGGSATPAKTPAKLVFAAPRRAKPPRHLADLSLAERRAAVAELGEKPFRADQLSRHYFARLVNDPAEMTDLPADARERLTGELLPPLLDSVRELACDDGRTLKTVWKAFDGVLFESVLMRYPDRATMCVSSQAGCGMNCPFCATGQAGLTRNLSTAEIVEQVAAGARALARGRVAGGPGRVSNIVFMGMGEPLANYKAVLGAVRRITDPAPAGLGISQRSVTVSTVGLVPAIEKLAAEDLSVRLAVSLHAPDDELRDDLVPINNRWKVAEVLDAAWAYAERSGRRVSIEYALIKDVNDQAWRADLLGRLLRGHLVHVNLIPLNPTPGSKWTASRPEDEREFVRRLEAHGVAVTVRDTRGREIDGACGQLAAQSG, from the coding sequence ATGTCTTCCCTCACCGAACCCTCCGGCGGGTCCGCCACGCCCGCGAAGACCCCGGCCAAGCTGGTGTTCGCCGCGCCCCGGCGGGCCAAGCCGCCGCGGCACCTCGCCGACCTCAGCCTCGCCGAGCGCCGCGCGGCCGTCGCCGAACTCGGCGAGAAGCCGTTCCGCGCGGACCAGCTCTCGCGGCACTACTTCGCGCGCCTGGTGAACGACCCGGCCGAGATGACCGATCTCCCGGCGGACGCGCGGGAACGGCTCACCGGCGAGCTGCTGCCGCCGCTGCTGGACTCCGTCCGGGAACTGGCCTGCGACGACGGCCGCACGCTCAAGACGGTGTGGAAGGCGTTCGACGGCGTTCTGTTCGAGTCCGTCCTGATGCGCTACCCGGACCGGGCCACGATGTGCGTCTCCTCGCAGGCCGGATGCGGGATGAACTGCCCGTTCTGCGCGACGGGCCAGGCCGGGTTGACCCGCAACCTGTCCACCGCCGAGATCGTGGAGCAGGTGGCGGCGGGGGCGCGGGCGCTCGCGCGCGGACGCGTGGCGGGCGGTCCTGGACGCGTCTCCAACATCGTCTTCATGGGGATGGGCGAGCCGCTGGCGAACTACAAGGCCGTGCTCGGCGCGGTCCGGCGCATCACCGACCCGGCGCCCGCGGGCCTCGGGATCTCCCAGCGGTCGGTGACGGTGTCGACGGTCGGGCTCGTCCCGGCGATCGAGAAGCTGGCAGCCGAGGACCTGTCGGTCCGGCTCGCGGTCTCGCTGCACGCGCCGGACGACGAGCTGCGCGACGACCTCGTGCCGATCAACAACCGCTGGAAGGTCGCCGAGGTGCTCGACGCCGCGTGGGCGTACGCCGAGCGCAGCGGACGGCGGGTGTCGATCGAGTACGCGCTGATCAAGGACGTGAACGACCAGGCGTGGCGCGCGGACCTGCTCGGACGGCTGCTGCGCGGGCATCTCGTCCACGTCAACCTGATCCCGCTGAACCCGACGCCCGGGTCGAAGTGGACGGCGTCGCGCCCGGAGGACGAGCGCGAGTTCGTCCGCCGGCTCGAAGCGCACGGCGTCGCGGTCACGGTCCGCGACACGCGCGGACGGGAGATCGACGGGGCCTGCGGGCAGCTCGCCGCGCAGTCGGGGTGA